Proteins co-encoded in one Bremerella sp. TYQ1 genomic window:
- a CDS encoding preprotein translocase subunit SecA, whose translation MDTEQQTLEPPQAEETKKPEPPKKGAPRQFRSNPVSAVCSQVTRSGLARYISKLPLIDRFEAELKDLSDRDLRKHSLGLRHRAKSGEPLHRLLPEAFALVRIAGARTMNMRHYEVQLIGGMIMFDGSIAEMETGEGKTLTATLPTYLYALPGKGVHVATVNDYLAARDAELMMPVYKMLGMSVGIIESQMSSDDRRKAYACDITYGTSKEFGFDFLRDRLLIRQTREQGLGVLGPLLAGKSEKSEEPVQREHFFALVDEADSVLIDDARTPLVISSIPGEAEKVAVACHQWAAKSEPEFEEDKHFEYDHDKKSVELTVSGRLLVRQVPKPKLLDTVGLVDLYDYIERAIKVKRDFHSGQHYVIRDGEVVIVDESTGRIAEGRKWSYGIHQAIEAKEGVEVTVATGQAARITVQDLFLRYRHLGGMTGTASSSKGEFKKIYKLNVIKCPTNRIPQRKLWPDRVFGNEEAKWTAIVDEIQEIHTQGRPVLVGTRTIEKSEHLSKLLEEAGIEHEVLNAHQVSVEAEIVSRAGQPGKVTVATNMAGRGTDIKLGEGVHDLGGLHVICTELHDSARIDRQLVGRCGRQGDPGSTRQFMALDDDCLLVGLGPHRYKKLVAYGENRTGELPSYAKLFKKAQRKIEKKHFSDRKVLLYHEKQRKKMHREMGQDPYLDSPD comes from the coding sequence TTGGATACCGAGCAACAAACGTTGGAACCGCCCCAAGCGGAAGAAACCAAGAAGCCAGAGCCGCCCAAGAAAGGGGCGCCTCGACAGTTCCGTTCGAACCCTGTGTCGGCCGTCTGTTCCCAGGTGACTCGATCGGGGCTCGCTCGTTATATCTCGAAGCTACCGCTGATCGATCGTTTCGAGGCCGAATTAAAGGACCTTTCCGATCGCGATCTACGAAAACACAGTTTAGGCCTGCGTCACCGGGCCAAAAGTGGCGAACCGCTGCATCGGCTTCTGCCGGAAGCATTCGCATTGGTACGCATCGCAGGTGCTCGGACGATGAACATGCGGCACTACGAAGTGCAGCTGATCGGCGGCATGATCATGTTCGACGGTTCGATCGCCGAGATGGAGACCGGTGAAGGGAAGACATTAACGGCAACTTTGCCGACCTATTTATATGCACTGCCTGGCAAAGGGGTGCATGTCGCGACGGTGAACGATTACCTCGCCGCACGTGACGCCGAGCTGATGATGCCGGTCTATAAAATGCTTGGCATGTCGGTCGGGATCATCGAATCCCAAATGTCCTCGGACGATCGCCGAAAAGCTTACGCGTGTGACATTACTTATGGGACGTCGAAAGAATTCGGTTTCGACTTCCTCCGCGATCGTCTTCTAATTCGCCAAACACGCGAACAAGGGCTCGGCGTGCTGGGGCCGCTGCTAGCAGGCAAGTCCGAGAAAAGCGAAGAGCCAGTTCAGCGAGAACACTTCTTTGCGTTGGTCGACGAAGCGGACAGTGTATTGATCGACGATGCCCGAACTCCCTTGGTGATCAGTTCGATTCCGGGCGAAGCAGAAAAAGTCGCTGTGGCATGTCACCAATGGGCTGCGAAGAGTGAGCCAGAGTTCGAGGAAGATAAGCACTTCGAATACGACCACGATAAAAAATCGGTCGAACTGACGGTGTCGGGGCGGTTGCTCGTACGTCAGGTCCCTAAGCCGAAACTGCTTGATACGGTCGGATTGGTCGATCTGTACGACTACATAGAGCGTGCCATTAAAGTGAAACGCGACTTCCATAGTGGTCAACACTATGTGATTCGCGACGGCGAAGTGGTCATCGTCGATGAGTCGACGGGACGTATCGCCGAAGGTCGAAAGTGGAGCTACGGCATCCATCAGGCGATCGAGGCGAAAGAAGGCGTCGAAGTGACGGTAGCCACTGGGCAAGCGGCTCGAATCACTGTTCAAGACTTATTTCTTCGTTACCGTCATCTCGGCGGTATGACAGGAACGGCATCGAGTTCCAAGGGCGAATTCAAAAAGATCTATAAGCTGAACGTGATCAAATGCCCTACCAACCGCATCCCACAGCGAAAGCTATGGCCTGATCGCGTTTTTGGTAACGAGGAGGCCAAATGGACCGCGATTGTGGATGAGATTCAAGAGATCCACACTCAAGGCCGTCCAGTACTCGTCGGCACACGAACCATCGAGAAAAGCGAACATCTTTCCAAACTATTGGAAGAGGCCGGTATCGAACATGAAGTCCTGAATGCCCACCAGGTTTCCGTCGAAGCCGAGATCGTTTCCCGCGCCGGACAACCTGGCAAAGTGACCGTCGCAACCAACATGGCCGGCCGTGGTACCGACATCAAGCTCGGCGAAGGTGTCCATGACTTGGGCGGTTTGCATGTGATCTGCACCGAATTGCACGATTCGGCCCGAATCGACCGTCAGCTGGTCGGACGTTGCGGTCGACAAGGCGACCCCGGCAGTACGCGGCAGTTCATGGCACTGGACGACGACTGTTTGCTAGTCGGACTAGGCCCGCATCGATACAAGAAGCTAGTCGCTTACGGCGAAAACCGCACCGGCGAGCTGCCAAGTTATGCCAAACTATTCAAAAAGGCTCAGCGAAAGATTGAGAAGAAGCACTTTAGCGACCGCAAAGTGTTGCTCTATCACGAGAAGCAGCGGAAGAAAATGCACCGCGAAATGGGCCAAGATCCTTATCTGGATTCGCC
- a CDS encoding BBP7 family outer membrane beta-barrel protein: MGSPYPAGAPAPYDPAGMQPPGMHPGYAPQAMMGPMGAPGPMMGGPAPYAQMAAANAHGQMNPGMEYGGPVDGSLYEPAGDYVQYENFPGDACGNGCALPPRAYGSFDTLIVWRHGGNFPAILTTSDPADEGVLGAPTTQILFGDEYESGDANIGGRITIGLWLDDYQNWSIGGRFMGLVDEGADYSTTSNEFSTLAFPFFDPVSGMNDSFVVALPGNGTNAADNTTVNLTNDNSVYMGDLFVTKHIYTNHGNRWDFVTGYSYAKIEDSFNNNTTFTAQDAGSTSFPLGSVVNVQDNFDATNEFHGGQFGLIAEFQDGPFSWRAMGKISVGGMKQEATVSGATTIDGAFARNGGVFTNDANIGTYTRDQFAYIPEATVDMIYAYNCNLDFKIGANFVYFSDVVTGATMVNTTVDPSAFNPTAPQFNFIEQDFWVLGMTLGMEYHY; encoded by the coding sequence ATGGGATCCCCATATCCTGCCGGTGCTCCTGCTCCCTACGACCCAGCCGGAATGCAGCCACCAGGCATGCATCCTGGTTATGCCCCTCAGGCAATGATGGGCCCCATGGGAGCTCCGGGACCTATGATGGGCGGCCCGGCACCTTACGCTCAGATGGCTGCGGCAAACGCTCACGGCCAAATGAACCCTGGCATGGAATACGGCGGACCTGTTGATGGTTCTCTGTACGAGCCAGCCGGCGATTACGTTCAATACGAAAACTTCCCAGGCGACGCTTGTGGAAACGGCTGTGCTTTGCCACCACGAGCTTACGGCAGCTTCGATACGCTGATCGTCTGGCGACATGGCGGGAACTTCCCAGCGATCCTGACGACAAGTGATCCTGCCGACGAAGGTGTTCTGGGTGCCCCAACGACTCAGATCTTGTTCGGTGACGAATACGAATCGGGCGATGCCAACATCGGCGGTCGCATCACGATCGGTTTGTGGCTCGATGACTACCAAAACTGGAGCATCGGTGGTCGCTTCATGGGTCTCGTTGACGAAGGTGCGGACTACTCGACCACGTCGAACGAATTTTCGACGCTCGCTTTCCCATTCTTCGATCCTGTCTCTGGCATGAACGATTCGTTTGTTGTCGCTCTGCCTGGTAACGGTACCAACGCTGCCGACAATACGACGGTCAACCTGACCAACGACAACTCAGTGTACATGGGCGACTTGTTTGTCACCAAGCACATCTATACCAACCATGGCAATCGCTGGGACTTCGTCACCGGTTATAGCTATGCCAAGATCGAAGACAGCTTCAACAACAACACGACGTTCACCGCTCAAGATGCTGGTTCGACAAGCTTTCCACTTGGTTCGGTGGTCAACGTCCAAGATAACTTCGACGCAACCAACGAGTTCCATGGTGGTCAGTTCGGCTTGATCGCTGAATTCCAAGACGGACCATTCAGCTGGCGAGCCATGGGTAAGATCAGCGTGGGTGGTATGAAGCAGGAAGCTACCGTTTCCGGTGCCACGACGATCGACGGTGCATTTGCTCGCAACGGTGGTGTCTTCACCAACGATGCCAACATCGGCACCTACACTCGCGATCAGTTCGCTTACATTCCAGAAGCGACTGTCGACATGATCTACGCTTACAACTGCAATCTCGACTTCAAGATCGGTGCCAACTTCGTTTACTTTAGCGATGTTGTGACCGGGGCAACGATGGTCAACACGACGGTCGACCCAAGTGCATTCAACCCAACCGCTCCTCAGTTCAACTTCATCGAACAGGACTTCTGGGTTCTCGGCATGACGCTCGGTATGGAATACCACTACTAA